A genome region from Streptomyces antimycoticus includes the following:
- a CDS encoding metal ABC transporter substrate-binding protein has product MNIRRLRPMTALVGAAALGLTTLTACSSDAGDGRTDGKLDVVASFYPLQFLAQRIGGSAIHVSSLTKPGVEPHDLEISPRQTADLSKAGLVVYLKGLQPSVDRAITQAEPKHVADAASYTTLEDHGTEVEGDHDHGGEAGHGDEGGHGGEGEEGHEGHAHSGDSAADPHIWLDPVRYAQVAKGVGKALEKADPDHATTYKENTTALVKELTTLDQDFRSGLKDRSSDTFITTHAAFGYLAERYGLRQEAISGLDPESEPSPARIKGLHSVAKKDKVNTVFFETLVSDRTAKTLAGDLHLRTDVLDPIEGIGDKSKGDDYIQVMRSNLKALQKALGTK; this is encoded by the coding sequence ATGAACATACGTCGCCTCAGGCCCATGACCGCCCTCGTCGGAGCCGCCGCACTGGGCCTGACCACCCTCACAGCCTGCTCCTCCGACGCCGGAGACGGAAGGACGGACGGCAAGCTGGATGTGGTGGCGTCGTTCTATCCGCTGCAGTTCCTCGCCCAGCGGATCGGCGGTAGCGCCATCCATGTGTCCTCCCTGACCAAGCCCGGCGTCGAACCGCACGATCTGGAGATCAGCCCCCGGCAGACCGCCGATCTCAGCAAGGCGGGTCTGGTGGTCTATCTCAAGGGGCTCCAGCCCTCCGTCGACCGCGCCATCACCCAGGCCGAGCCGAAGCATGTCGCCGACGCCGCCTCGTACACCACGCTGGAGGACCACGGCACCGAGGTCGAGGGCGACCACGACCACGGGGGCGAGGCCGGTCACGGGGACGAGGGCGGCCATGGGGGCGAGGGCGAGGAAGGGCACGAGGGCCACGCCCACTCCGGCGACTCCGCCGCCGACCCCCACATCTGGCTGGACCCGGTGCGCTACGCCCAGGTCGCCAAGGGCGTCGGCAAGGCGCTGGAGAAGGCCGACCCCGATCACGCCACGACGTACAAGGAGAACACCACCGCCCTGGTCAAGGAGCTGACCACGCTCGATCAGGACTTCCGGAGCGGTTTGAAGGACCGTTCTTCGGACACCTTCATCACGACCCACGCCGCCTTCGGCTATCTCGCCGAGCGCTACGGACTGCGGCAGGAGGCGATCTCCGGGCTCGACCCCGAGTCCGAGCCCAGCCCGGCCCGGATCAAGGGCCTGCACAGCGTCGCCAAGAAGGACAAGGTCAACACCGTCTTCTTCGAAACCCTCGTGAGCGACCGAACGGCGAAGACGCTGGCGGGCGATCTCCATCTGCGGACCGATGTGCTCGATCCCATCGAGGGCATCGGCGACAAGTCCAAGGGTGACGACTACATCCAGGTCATGCGATCCAACCTGAAGGCCCTGCAGAAGGCGCTGGGCACCAAGTGA